Within Desulfurobacterium thermolithotrophum DSM 11699, the genomic segment AAGTCCTCTTGTCTCAGAAGTAAAAGTAATTCCAATTAACAAGCATGTAGTCAAAGTCAAACTTGTAATGAAAGAACCCCATAAGTACAAAATTTTTGCACTCAAGCCTTATAGAGGAAAACCGTTCCGAATAGTAGTAGATGTTTTCCCTGACTTTATAGTTACAAACTGTAGATTAAAAACAAATAAGAAAAGAATTGTCGTTATAGATCCCGGTCATGGAGGAAAAGATCCGGGGGCTGTTTGGCCGATTCGTTCTAAATATCCAAGAATAAGAGAAAAGGATATTACTTTATCAATAGCTTTAAGAGTAAGAAGGATATTAAAGCGTTATTCAGATATTAAAGTCATAATGACAAGAACAAAAGATGTTTACGTTCCTCTCTTAAAAAGAGCAGAAATTGCCGCAAAATCCTGTGCCGATGCTTTTGTAAGTATTCATGCAGATTCAATGCCACACTATCCAAACTGGAATGGTGTTACAGTCTTTAAAGCTTCTCCTGCACTTTTTGCAAAGGCACAGATAACTGCAAAAGAAGTAGCAAAAAAGGTCAGAATATGCAATGACATCATGTGTTGGAGCATTAGTCCACTCTTACTTAATATGTCAACAACTATTACTTTTGTAGAGAGCTCCAAGTTAGCAGAAAAAATAGTAAACAATTTAAAAGCTCATGTTAATGATGACCTTGTTAACGGCATAAGAGATATGAAAAGGAATATAGTTGTTCTAAAAACGCCGGGTAGACCTGCTGTTTTAGTAGAAACAGGTTTTTTAACAAATCCTCTTGATAGAAAAAGACTTGTGCAAAACTGGTACCAAGAAGAAATTGCAAGAGGGATTGCAAAAGGAATTAGAGATTATGTATCTTCTTTAAATCAAACTGCCTTTGTAATGTGAAAAAAGCTAAGGAGAGGTAAAGGTGTTTAGAGCAGAATTTAAAGGGACACTAAAGGGTAGCATAAGAGTTCCTTCTGATAAATCAATTTCTCACCGTTCGATAATGTTAGGTTCTTTAAATAAAGGTACTGTTGTTGTAAGAAACTTTTTGCGCTCTGAGGATTGTCTTAATACTTTAAAAGCTTTTTTAGAACTTGGTGTAGAAATAGAAGATAGAAAAGATGTAATTATTATAAAGGGAAAAGGGAAACATTCTTTAAAAGAGCCATTTAACATAATAGATCTTGGAAATTCTGGAACATCCATAAGACTTATATCAGGAATTCTTTCAGGACAACCTTTTTATTCTGTCCTTACAGGGGATCAGTACTTACGTCGTCGTCCTATGGATAGAATAGCTATTCCGTTAAAAATGATGGGAGCAGAGATTTTTGGAAGAGAAGGAGGGAAGTATCCTCCTTTAACAATCCTCGGAAAAAGAAAGTTAAAAGGAATTGACTATAAAAGTCCAAAAGCCTCAGCACAAGTTAAATCAGCAGTGCTTCTTGCTGGGCTCTTTAGCGATGAACCTGTTTCTGTTACTGAACCTGCAAAGAGCAGAGACCATACAGAAAGAATGCTAAGAGCATTTGGAGTAGATGTAGAGATTAAAGGTTTAACTGTTTGTCTTGGTAAAAACAGAAATCTTGAAAAAGATATTGAAATAGACGTTCCTGCAGACATATCATCAGCTGCTTTCTTTTTAGTAGGTGCAGCAATTACTCCAGGTTCAGAAATAGTATTAAAAGATGTTATTTTAAATCCAACACGAACTGGCATATTAGATGTAATGAAAAGGATGAAAGCAAATGTAAAAGTTGAAAATATTAAAAGTGTATCTGGAGAAGAGGTTGGAGATATTTCTGTTTCTTACTCTCCAAATCTGAAAGCGACAGAAATAAAAGGAGAAGAAATACCAAGATTAATAGATGAGATACCAATAATAGCTCTTCTTGCTACACAGGCAGAAGGCGAAACTATCATCAAAGATGCTCAAGAGTTAAGGGTTAAAGAAAGCGACCGCATAAAATCAACTGTTGAGAATTTAAGAGCAATCGGAGCAGAAGTAGAAGAGCTCCCAGATGGGATGATAATAAGAGGAAAGACTTCTTTAAGGGGAGGCATGGTTCAATCCTACGGCGATCACCGAATAGCCATGACATTCACCATTGCTTCGTTAATATCTGAAGAAGTTATAGAAATAGATGATGTTGATTGTATAAAAACTTCATATCCTCGCTTTTTTGAAGATTTTAAACACTTGCTAATAGAATAACCTAGCTTGATTTTTCCGCATTTATGTTTTAATTTTAAATCAAACATTTGTTAGGAGGTACTAACTATGGAAGTAATACCGAAGAGAAAGTTTAAATGTTTTGACTGTGGACACGAGTTTGAAGAACCTTTTGGAAAGCCTCGCTGGATGGTTAAATGTCCAAAATGCGGAAGTGAAAACATTGTAAGAGCTGATACTCCTGCAGGATGGTGTGGAAAAGGTTACGGAAGAGGAGCTGGAAGAGGAAGAGGTAGAGGCTGGGGCTGGTTTGGAGGCTGGAGAAGAGGCGAAGGAAGAGGAAGGTTTGGATTTGGTTGGGGAAGAAAATGGTAAATCTATATAAAACTTTGAATTATATCTAAAATTCTCTTTCCCCAGCTTTTACCCGCTGGGGTTTTTAATTCCACTTTTCCTACTCTTTTTACTTGAGCGACATCATATCGAGCACTTGTTATAAATACTTCATCAGCAGAAATTAGATCTTCAAGACTATAGAAACCTTCAAAAATAGGAATATCCATTTCTTTTAAAAGATTAAGTATAAATTCTCTTCTTGTCCCGGGTAAACAGCCTGTTTTAAGCGAAGGAGTAAAGAAGACACCGTCTTTTACAAAGAAAATATTTGCAAAAGCTGTTTCGGAGATAAAACCATTAATATCAAAGAGTAAGGCTTCATCTCCACCCAATTTTCTTGCTTCTTCTATTGCATAAATGGAATCCATAATGTCTATTGTTTTGTGAAGAGAAATAGGAGAGTAATAGCGTTTTATGCTATTAACTGGAATGAGTGTAACAGAGGTTTTTTTCTGGCAAGGACGAGAGTAAATATTATAATTTCCATTTTTGTAAAGAGTTAACCTCACAAGAGAAACTTCATAATCTGCACTTTCTTCTATCCTTTTTTTGAATTCTTCTAAAGATAGCGAAAGAGGAATTTTAAGTAATTTAGAGCTCTTTTTTAATCGCCTAAAGTGATAGTTTACAAAGATTGCTTTACCATTTTCGACTCTTACAGTTTCAAATATTCCAAAACTTCTTTCCATTGCAATAACCCAAAATATTTAAGACAACCTATACCTTATATGAGCTTCAAATACCTTATTTATTTTTTCAAGCTTTACATAAGAAATTTTAATATCTTTCATTTTTTCAAAAGAATTTTTTGCCAAATTTAAAGCTAATTTTGAAAGTTCAAAATTCCACGAAAAGCTCTTAGAATTTAAACAACTTTGACAAACGACTCCTCCTTTTTCAATAGAAAAGGAAATTACTTTCTTAGAACTACAATTAACACATCTTGTAAGAACAGGAAATATTCCTTCAATGAAAGCAAACTTTAAAAGAAACATCGTGTAAGCAACACTATAAGATTTTTCAACAGAAAAGTAAGCTTCAATTAGCTTAAAAAGTTTTTTACTTTCTACTAAATGATAAGGAACTAAGAGTTTAGAAATTTTACTTAGATAAAAAAATTTTTCCATACTTTCTGGAAAGTACGACTTTATTAGATCAGCTTCTTTGAGCTCGTAGCCTTCTCCTTTTTGATTGAGTTGAAAAGATGAAAGGGAAAAAAGGTCAAATTTGAGGGGAAAATCCCCTCTCTTCAACTTTACAATAAAATCAACTTTTCCAAGCTTATCTGTGAATGCCGTTATATGTTTAAGATTACTTCCTAACTGCTTTGATCTTAAGACAAATCCCTTCAATTTCATTAAACGTTGAACCTAAAATAGATTATATCTCCGTCTTGGACTTCATAATCTTTCCCTTCTAATTTCATAAGACCTTTTTCCTTACATGCCTGCATAGAACCTTCTCTTATAAGGTCTTCATACTTTGTTACTTCTGCTCGTATAAATCCTCTTTCTATATCTGAGTGAATTTTTCCTGCAGCTTGTGGAGCTTTTGTTCCTCTTTTTATAGTCCATGCTCTAACTTCCTGTTCTCCAGCAGTAAAGAAAGTAATTAGGTCTAAAAGCTTATATCCTTCTCGAATAACAGCATTCAATCCTGGCTCTTCCATTCCTAATTCCTTCAAAAACTCTTCTTTTTCTTCTTTTTCAAGCTCTGCTAATTCTGCTTCTACCTTAGCACAGATCTTTACAACGGGAGCTTCTTCTTTTTCCGCTAACTCTTTTACCTGTTTTACATATTCATTGTCTTCAAAAAGTCCTTCTTCATCAACGTTTGCAATATACATTACAGGTTTCGCTGTAAGAAGAGAAAGCTCTTTTACAACTCTTTTTCCTTCATCAAGCTTTTCAAGATAAGGATAGATTCTTTCTCCTCTTTCTAAGATCTCCTTTAATGTTTCAAGAACTTCAACTTCTAACCTTGCTTTTTTGTCTCCAGACTTTGCTTGTTTAAAAACTTTTTGAAGTCTCTTTTCAATGCTTTCAATATCTTTAAAGACGAGCTCCAAATTTATCGTTTCTATATCCCTTAGAGGATTTACACTTCCATCTACATGCACAACATTTTCATCGCTAAAACATCTTACAACATGTGCTATTGCGTCAACATTTCTAATGTTTGCAAGAAATTGATTTCCTAATCCTTCTCCTTTACTTGCACCTTTAACAAGACCTGCAATATCAACAAATTCTATAGTCGTAGGAGTTATCTTTTCAGGCTTTACAATTTCTGCTATTTTATAAAGTCTTTTGTCTAGAACCTCTACAATTCCGACGTTCGGTTCGATGGTACAGAAAGGATAGTTAGCAGCTTCTGCCTTTGAAGTGTTTGTTAAAGCGTTAAAAAGTGTCGATTTTCCAACATTAGGAAGACCAACAATTCCGCAGTTAAATCCCATTATACCTCTCCACAAAAAAGTTTTAGCAAAAATAAAAAAAGAGGTGAACCACGTTCACCTCTTCTATATAAAGTTCTTTATTAAATTTTAATCTTTAATCTTTTTTAGTAGATCCTTATTAATTGTTACTTTGTAGGTATCAAGTAAATAATGGGCAAGCTGATTAGCAGCTAATTGTCTTTTTTCTTCTCTTATAGCTTCAACAAGTTCTTTTTTCCTTATTACTTGTAGCTTTGGATTTTTAGGATCTGGCTCAAAACCATATTTTCCTTTATGAGCCATCATGAAGTTGTCAATATCGTCTCTAGTTACTTTAATGGCATCCTTTAAAGTCATCTCCAAATAAGCTTTTACTTTATAGCCATTTATAAGTCTTGCTTTAAGCTTTTTAGCTAGTTCTTCTAACTTTTTATTA encodes:
- a CDS encoding N-acetylmuramoyl-L-alanine amidase family protein, translating into MKIIQTVMLELITMMNRREILKGFIGGFCFFPFLEEADASSISLIKRIRYSSNEERTRIVLDCTGKVIKRNIEPFLKGKTLWIKLKNVRANKIVKSLKSPLVSEVKVIPINKHVVKVKLVMKEPHKYKIFALKPYRGKPFRIVVDVFPDFIVTNCRLKTNKKRIVVIDPGHGGKDPGAVWPIRSKYPRIREKDITLSIALRVRRILKRYSDIKVIMTRTKDVYVPLLKRAEIAAKSCADAFVSIHADSMPHYPNWNGVTVFKASPALFAKAQITAKEVAKKVRICNDIMCWSISPLLLNMSTTITFVESSKLAEKIVNNLKAHVNDDLVNGIRDMKRNIVVLKTPGRPAVLVETGFLTNPLDRKRLVQNWYQEEIARGIAKGIRDYVSSLNQTAFVM
- the aroA gene encoding 3-phosphoshikimate 1-carboxyvinyltransferase; translated protein: MFRAEFKGTLKGSIRVPSDKSISHRSIMLGSLNKGTVVVRNFLRSEDCLNTLKAFLELGVEIEDRKDVIIIKGKGKHSLKEPFNIIDLGNSGTSIRLISGILSGQPFYSVLTGDQYLRRRPMDRIAIPLKMMGAEIFGREGGKYPPLTILGKRKLKGIDYKSPKASAQVKSAVLLAGLFSDEPVSVTEPAKSRDHTERMLRAFGVDVEIKGLTVCLGKNRNLEKDIEIDVPADISSAAFFLVGAAITPGSEIVLKDVILNPTRTGILDVMKRMKANVKVENIKSVSGEEVGDISVSYSPNLKATEIKGEEIPRLIDEIPIIALLATQAEGETIIKDAQELRVKESDRIKSTVENLRAIGAEVEELPDGMIIRGKTSLRGGMVQSYGDHRIAMTFTIASLISEEVIEIDDVDCIKTSYPRFFEDFKHLLIE
- a CDS encoding aminotransferase class IV; amino-acid sequence: MERSFGIFETVRVENGKAIFVNYHFRRLKKSSKLLKIPLSLSLEEFKKRIEESADYEVSLVRLTLYKNGNYNIYSRPCQKKTSVTLIPVNSIKRYYSPISLHKTIDIMDSIYAIEEARKLGGDEALLFDINGFISETAFANIFFVKDGVFFTPSLKTGCLPGTRREFILNLLKEMDIPIFEGFYSLEDLISADEVFITSARYDVAQVKRVGKVELKTPAGKSWGKRILDIIQSFI
- the recO gene encoding DNA repair protein RecO, which encodes MKLKGFVLRSKQLGSNLKHITAFTDKLGKVDFIVKLKRGDFPLKFDLFSLSSFQLNQKGEGYELKEADLIKSYFPESMEKFFYLSKISKLLVPYHLVESKKLFKLIEAYFSVEKSYSVAYTMFLLKFAFIEGIFPVLTRCVNCSSKKVISFSIEKGGVVCQSCLNSKSFSWNFELSKLALNLAKNSFEKMKDIKISYVKLEKINKVFEAHIRYRLS
- the ychF gene encoding redox-regulated ATPase YchF, giving the protein MGFNCGIVGLPNVGKSTLFNALTNTSKAEAANYPFCTIEPNVGIVEVLDKRLYKIAEIVKPEKITPTTIEFVDIAGLVKGASKGEGLGNQFLANIRNVDAIAHVVRCFSDENVVHVDGSVNPLRDIETINLELVFKDIESIEKRLQKVFKQAKSGDKKARLEVEVLETLKEILERGERIYPYLEKLDEGKRVVKELSLLTAKPVMYIANVDEEGLFEDNEYVKQVKELAEKEEAPVVKICAKVEAELAELEKEEKEEFLKELGMEEPGLNAVIREGYKLLDLITFFTAGEQEVRAWTIKRGTKAPQAAGKIHSDIERGFIRAEVTKYEDLIREGSMQACKEKGLMKLEGKDYEVQDGDIIYFRFNV